From a region of the Tateyamaria omphalii genome:
- a CDS encoding acyl-CoA dehydrogenase family protein, with protein MDFALTEEQTAIFDMAHAFGQSEIAPHARDWEAAGTIPKDLWPKVGELGFASLYVSEDAGGAGLSRLDATLVFEALSMACPSVAAFLSIHNMCAKMLDSFADDALKARVMPDVLSMNTVLSYCLTEPGSGSDAAALRTRADRTNEGYVLNGTKAFISGGGYSDAYVCMVRTGEDGPKGVSTVYVEDGTEGLSFGGLEDKMGWKSQPTAQVQFDNCNISSGNLVGEEGHGFKYAMMGLDGGRLNIAACSLGAAQTALNSTLLYMGERKAFGQPIDQFQGLQFRLADMEIELQAARTFLRQAAWKLDTQQPDATKFCAMAKKFVTEAGSRVVDQCLQLHGGYGYLADYGIEKLVRDLRVHQILEGTNEIMRVIVARDMLKNR; from the coding sequence ATGGATTTCGCACTGACCGAGGAACAGACGGCTATCTTCGACATGGCCCATGCGTTTGGCCAATCGGAAATCGCGCCCCACGCACGCGACTGGGAAGCGGCGGGCACCATCCCCAAGGATCTGTGGCCCAAAGTGGGCGAGTTGGGCTTTGCTTCTCTTTACGTCTCCGAAGATGCGGGCGGCGCGGGCCTGTCGCGCCTTGACGCGACACTGGTGTTCGAGGCGCTGTCGATGGCCTGCCCCTCCGTCGCCGCCTTCCTGTCGATCCACAACATGTGCGCCAAGATGCTCGACAGCTTTGCCGATGACGCCCTGAAGGCGCGCGTGATGCCGGACGTTTTGAGTATGAACACCGTCCTCAGCTATTGCCTGACCGAACCTGGTTCCGGCTCCGACGCCGCCGCCCTGCGCACCCGTGCGGACCGCACGAACGAAGGCTATGTGCTGAACGGGACCAAGGCGTTCATCTCCGGCGGCGGCTATTCCGATGCGTATGTATGTATGGTGCGCACGGGCGAGGATGGGCCCAAGGGCGTCTCCACCGTCTATGTCGAAGACGGCACCGAAGGGCTGTCGTTTGGCGGACTGGAGGACAAAATGGGCTGGAAAAGCCAACCCACCGCCCAAGTCCAATTCGACAATTGCAACATTTCCAGCGGCAATTTGGTGGGTGAAGAGGGCCATGGTTTCAAATATGCGATGATGGGCCTTGATGGCGGACGATTGAACATCGCCGCCTGCTCCTTGGGCGCGGCCCAGACCGCCTTGAACAGCACATTGCTGTATATGGGCGAGCGCAAAGCCTTCGGCCAGCCCATCGACCAGTTCCAGGGCCTGCAATTCCGCCTTGCGGATATGGAGATCGAGCTGCAAGCCGCCCGGACCTTTCTGCGCCAGGCCGCATGGAAACTGGACACACAGCAACCCGACGCAACCAAGTTCTGCGCCATGGCCAAGAAATTCGTAACCGAGGCCGGGTCGCGCGTTGTCGATCAATGCCTGCAACTGCACGGCGGCTACGGCTACCTCGCCGATTACGGCATCGAAAAACTGGTCCGCGACCTACGCGTGCACCAGATCCTCGAAGGCACGAACGAGATCATGCGCGTAATCGTGGCGCGCGACATGCTGAAGAACCGATGA
- a CDS encoding CoA-acylating methylmalonate-semialdehyde dehydrogenase, with product MQELSHYIDGAHVSGTSGRFADVMNPATGEVQARVPLASTDEVAKAVEIAAAAQPAWAATNPQRRARVLMKFVTLLNRDMDKLAEALSREHGKTLPDAAGDVQRGLEVVEYCIGAPHLLKGEYTDSAGPGIDMYSMRQPLGVTAGITPFNFPAMIPMWMFAPAIACGNAFILKPSERDPSVPLMLAELMEEAGLPKGILQVVNGDKEAVDALLHNDTVQSIGFVGSTPIAEYIYATGCANGKRVQCFGGAKNHMIVMPDADMDQAADALVGAGYGAAGERCMAISVAVPVGDETADRLIEKLVPRIEKLKVGPYTAGNDVDYGPVVTGAAKANIERLVQTGIDQGAELVVDGRDFKLQGYEDGYFVGPHLFDRATPDMDIYKQEIFGPVLTTVRAQTYEEAIGLAMDHEYGNGTAIFTRDGDTARDFANRINIGMVGINVPIPVPLAYHTFGGWKKSVFGDLNQHGPDAFKFYTRTKTVTARWPSGIKEGGEFSIPVME from the coding sequence ATGCAAGAGCTTTCCCACTATATCGACGGCGCCCATGTCAGCGGTACGTCAGGCCGTTTCGCTGACGTCATGAACCCCGCCACGGGCGAGGTGCAGGCGCGCGTCCCGCTCGCCTCCACCGATGAAGTGGCCAAGGCGGTCGAGATTGCAGCCGCCGCCCAACCCGCATGGGCCGCCACCAACCCGCAGCGCCGGGCGCGCGTCCTCATGAAATTCGTGACCCTTTTGAACCGCGACATGGATAAGCTGGCCGAGGCGCTCAGCCGCGAACATGGCAAGACGCTGCCCGATGCCGCCGGCGACGTGCAGCGCGGGCTTGAGGTGGTCGAATACTGCATCGGCGCGCCACACCTGCTGAAAGGCGAATACACCGACAGCGCGGGCCCCGGCATCGACATGTACTCCATGCGCCAGCCCTTGGGCGTCACGGCGGGCATCACCCCGTTCAACTTCCCGGCCATGATCCCGATGTGGATGTTCGCGCCCGCCATCGCCTGCGGCAACGCCTTCATCCTCAAACCGTCCGAACGCGACCCGTCGGTGCCCCTGATGCTGGCGGAACTGATGGAGGAAGCAGGGCTGCCGAAGGGCATCCTGCAGGTGGTGAACGGCGACAAGGAAGCCGTAGACGCCCTTCTGCACAATGACACCGTGCAATCCATTGGCTTCGTCGGCTCCACCCCCATCGCGGAATACATCTATGCCACCGGCTGCGCGAACGGCAAACGGGTGCAGTGCTTTGGCGGGGCCAAGAACCACATGATCGTCATGCCCGATGCTGACATGGACCAGGCTGCGGACGCGCTGGTCGGCGCAGGCTACGGCGCGGCAGGCGAACGCTGCATGGCCATCTCGGTCGCCGTGCCCGTGGGCGATGAAACCGCCGACCGCCTAATCGAAAAGCTGGTGCCGCGCATCGAAAAGCTGAAGGTCGGCCCCTATACGGCTGGCAATGACGTGGACTACGGCCCCGTTGTGACTGGTGCGGCCAAGGCCAACATCGAACGCCTGGTGCAAACCGGGATCGACCAAGGCGCTGAACTGGTCGTCGACGGGCGCGATTTCAAGCTGCAAGGCTACGAAGACGGTTACTTTGTCGGACCGCACCTGTTTGACCGCGCCACGCCCGACATGGATATCTACAAGCAGGAAATCTTTGGCCCCGTCCTGACCACCGTGCGCGCCCAAACCTACGAAGAGGCCATCGGCCTTGCCATGGACCACGAATACGGCAACGGCACCGCCATCTTCACCCGCGACGGCGACACAGCCCGCGACTTTGCCAATCGGATCAACATCGGGATGGTGGGGATCAACGTTCCCATTCCGGTGCCATTGGCCTACCATACCTTCGGCGGCTGGAAAAAATCCGTGTTCGGGGACCTGAATCAACATGGTCCTGACGCATTTAAGTTCTATACGCGCACCAAGACAGTGACGGCACGTTGGCCGTCAGGTATCAAGGAAGGCGGAGAATTCTCGATCCCCGTCATGGAGTAA
- a CDS encoding head GIN domain-containing protein: MRPSCYVVSALCAVALASPLAARETVHNLTGFSKIVASDHVKVEVFSGSDFSVVSDVSGTARAQRLVVEQDGDTLVISRKGRSSMILMGMADYYTVTVHLPALTAITANRGVYVEASGTFPDMFQAKTSSGAEVDVDGLEAANVILAASSGSDLDVRGTCGSLLVEASSGSEIDAEDFECKDVEAKASSGADIEVYATGALLARASSGGDIDVGGAPVDTKINESSGGDVSLPGS, translated from the coding sequence ATGAGACCATCTTGTTATGTCGTGTCGGCCCTGTGCGCTGTTGCGCTGGCCTCCCCCTTGGCCGCACGTGAAACCGTGCACAACCTGACCGGGTTTTCGAAAATCGTCGCATCCGATCATGTGAAGGTCGAGGTGTTTTCCGGATCCGACTTCAGCGTTGTGTCGGATGTGTCCGGCACCGCGCGCGCGCAACGGCTGGTTGTCGAGCAGGACGGTGATACGCTGGTGATATCTCGCAAGGGGCGGTCGTCGATGATCCTGATGGGGATGGCTGACTACTACACCGTGACCGTGCATCTGCCCGCATTGACTGCCATCACTGCGAACCGCGGCGTGTATGTCGAAGCGTCAGGTACATTTCCCGACATGTTTCAGGCAAAGACCAGCAGCGGCGCCGAGGTAGATGTGGACGGGTTGGAGGCGGCAAATGTGATCCTTGCGGCCAGTTCCGGGTCGGACCTGGATGTGCGCGGGACCTGCGGATCGCTTCTCGTCGAGGCGTCCAGCGGATCGGAGATCGACGCCGAAGATTTCGAGTGTAAGGACGTTGAGGCAAAAGCCTCGAGTGGTGCCGACATCGAGGTTTATGCAACAGGGGCATTGCTGGCGCGGGCCTCGAGCGGGGGTGACATTGATGTCGGCGGTGCACCTGTGGACACGAAGATCAACGAAAGCTCGGGCGGCGATGTGAGTCTGCCGGGCTCCTGA
- the uvrA gene encoding excinuclease ABC subunit UvrA — MAEQKNIEVRGAREHNLKSIDVDIPRDQLVVITGLSGSGKSSLAFDTIYAEGQRRYVESLSAYARQFLDMMQKPDVDHISGLSPAISIEQKTTSKNPRSTVGTVTEIYDYMRLLFARVGTPYSPATGKPIEAQQVQDMVDRIMAMDEGTRAYLLAPIIRDRKGEYRKEFLELRKQGFQRVKVDGSFYELDEPPTLDKKFRHDIDVVVDRIVVREGLETRLADSLRTALDLADGIAILETAPSEGDPERTTFSEKFACPVSGFTIPEIEPRLFSFNAPFGACPSCDGLGHELFFDERLVVPDQTLKVYDGALAPWRKGKSPYFLQTIEAIAKHYEFDPQTKWKDLPKHVQQVFLYGSHDEEIPFRYDEGGRVYQVTRVFEGVIPNMERRYRETDSNWIREEFERYQNNRPCGDCGGYRLRPEALAVKIGPRDDPDKLLHVGHVVEMSIREAYAWCQEVPKYLTDQNNEIARAILKEIRERLGFLNNVGLEYLTMSRASGTLSGGESQRIRLASQIGSGLTGVLYVLDEPSIGLHQRDNDRLLGTLKNLRDQGNTVIVVEHDEEAIREADYVFDIGPGAGVHGGEVVAHGTPDTLAASGSITGDYLSGKREIALPLERRKGKKGKKKLTVVKATGNNLQNVTVDFPLGKFVCVTGVSGGGKSTLTIETLFKTASMALNGARQTPAPCETIKGLEHLDKVIDIDQRPIGRTPRSNPATYTGAFTPIRDWFAGLPEAKARGYKPGRFSFNVKGGRCEACQGDGVIKIEMHFLPDVYVECETCKGARYNRETLEIKFKGKSIADVLDMTVEDAQTFFQAVPSIREKMDALMRVGLGYIKVGQQATTLSGGEAQRVKLSKELSKRSTGRTLYILDEPTTGLHFEDVRKLLEVLHELVDQGNSVVVIEHNLDVVKTADHIIDIGPEGGDGGGQVVATGTPEEVAEVAESHTGQYLKPMLTPRKVAAE, encoded by the coding sequence ATGGCCGAGCAAAAGAATATCGAGGTGCGCGGCGCGCGCGAGCACAACCTCAAGAGCATCGACGTGGATATCCCGCGTGACCAACTGGTTGTGATCACTGGGCTTTCGGGGTCGGGGAAGTCATCGCTGGCCTTCGACACCATCTATGCCGAGGGGCAGCGCCGGTACGTAGAATCGCTTTCGGCCTATGCGCGGCAGTTTCTGGACATGATGCAGAAGCCGGATGTGGATCATATTTCGGGCCTGAGCCCAGCGATTTCCATCGAGCAGAAGACGACGTCGAAGAACCCCCGGTCGACCGTCGGCACTGTGACCGAGATTTACGACTATATGCGGCTGCTCTTTGCCCGTGTCGGCACGCCCTATTCCCCCGCGACTGGAAAGCCTATTGAGGCGCAGCAGGTGCAGGACATGGTCGATCGCATCATGGCGATGGACGAGGGGACGCGCGCCTATTTGCTCGCCCCGATCATCCGCGACCGCAAGGGCGAGTACCGCAAGGAGTTTCTGGAACTGCGCAAGCAGGGGTTCCAGCGGGTGAAGGTAGATGGGTCGTTCTATGAACTCGACGAGCCGCCGACGCTGGACAAGAAATTTCGCCATGACATTGATGTGGTGGTGGACCGGATCGTCGTGCGTGAGGGGCTGGAGACGCGGTTGGCGGACAGCTTGCGCACGGCTTTAGACTTGGCCGATGGCATCGCAATTCTTGAGACGGCGCCGAGTGAAGGTGACCCGGAGCGCACAACGTTCTCCGAGAAATTCGCCTGTCCGGTCAGTGGCTTCACGATCCCTGAGATTGAGCCGCGGCTGTTTTCCTTCAATGCGCCTTTTGGCGCGTGCCCATCCTGTGACGGGTTGGGGCATGAGCTGTTCTTTGATGAACGGCTGGTGGTGCCGGATCAGACTCTGAAGGTTTATGACGGTGCGTTGGCGCCTTGGCGGAAGGGGAAGTCGCCGTACTTCCTGCAAACCATCGAGGCAATCGCCAAGCATTACGAGTTCGATCCGCAGACCAAGTGGAAGGACCTGCCGAAGCATGTGCAGCAGGTGTTTCTGTATGGCTCGCATGATGAGGAAATCCCGTTCCGCTACGATGAGGGCGGCCGTGTCTATCAGGTGACGCGCGTGTTCGAAGGGGTGATCCCCAACATGGAGCGCCGCTATCGCGAGACGGATTCGAACTGGATTCGTGAAGAATTCGAGCGCTATCAGAACAACCGGCCCTGCGGCGATTGCGGCGGCTACCGTTTGCGCCCCGAAGCGCTGGCGGTGAAGATCGGGCCGCGAGATGATCCGGACAAGCTGCTGCATGTCGGGCACGTGGTCGAAATGTCGATCCGCGAGGCTTATGCTTGGTGCCAGGAGGTTCCGAAATATCTGACCGACCAGAATAACGAGATTGCGCGCGCCATTCTGAAGGAGATTCGTGAGCGGCTGGGGTTCCTGAACAATGTTGGTCTTGAGTATCTTACCATGTCCCGGGCCAGCGGTACGCTGAGCGGGGGTGAGAGCCAGCGTATCCGGTTGGCGTCGCAGATCGGATCGGGGCTGACGGGGGTGCTGTACGTGCTGGATGAGCCGTCCATCGGGCTGCACCAGCGCGACAATGACCGTCTGCTCGGCACGCTGAAGAACCTGCGGGACCAGGGCAATACCGTGATCGTGGTCGAACATGACGAGGAGGCCATCCGCGAGGCAGACTATGTGTTCGACATTGGGCCGGGTGCCGGGGTGCATGGGGGCGAGGTTGTGGCGCATGGTACACCGGACACACTGGCAGCGAGCGGCTCGATCACTGGCGACTACCTGTCCGGCAAGCGCGAGATTGCGTTGCCGCTGGAGCGGCGCAAGGGCAAGAAGGGCAAGAAGAAGCTGACCGTCGTCAAGGCAACCGGGAACAATCTACAGAACGTGACCGTCGATTTCCCGCTGGGCAAGTTTGTCTGCGTGACGGGCGTGTCGGGCGGGGGCAAGTCTACGCTGACGATTGAGACACTGTTCAAGACCGCCTCGATGGCGTTGAACGGTGCCCGCCAGACGCCCGCGCCCTGCGAGACGATCAAGGGGCTTGAGCATCTGGACAAGGTCATCGACATCGACCAGCGGCCCATTGGGCGGACACCCCGGTCAAACCCGGCGACCTATACGGGGGCGTTTACGCCAATCCGTGACTGGTTCGCGGGGTTGCCCGAGGCGAAGGCGCGCGGCTACAAGCCCGGGCGTTTCAGTTTCAACGTCAAGGGCGGGCGGTGCGAGGCGTGCCAGGGCGACGGGGTCATCAAGATCGAGATGCACTTTCTTCCGGACGTCTATGTCGAATGCGAGACCTGCAAGGGCGCACGTTACAACCGCGAGACGCTGGAGATCAAGTTCAAGGGCAAGTCCATCGCTGATGTGCTTGATATGACGGTCGAGGATGCGCAGACGTTTTTCCAGGCGGTGCCGTCCATCCGGGAAAAGATGGATGCGCTGATGCGTGTCGGCCTTGGCTACATCAAGGTGGGCCAGCAGGCGACCACGCTTTCGGGCGGCGAGGCGCAGCGGGTGAAGCTGTCGAAGGAGCTGTCGAAACGATCGACGGGTCGGACGCTGTACATCCTGGATGAACCGACCACGGGTCTGCACTTCGAAGATGTGCGCAAGCTGTTGGAAGTGCTGCATGAACTGGTGGATCAGGGCAATTCGGTCGTGGTGATCGAACACAATCTCGACGTGGTCAAGACCGCGGATCACATCATAGACATTGGCCCGGAAGGCGGTGATGGCGGTGGTCAGGTCGTTGCAACGGGTACACCCGAAGAAGTGGCAGAAGTCGCCGAGAGCCATACTGGACAGTACCTCAAGCCGATGCTGACACCACGCAAGGTTGCGGCAGAGTAA
- a CDS encoding LysR family transcriptional regulator, which translates to MLPHWDDLRLFLAVARAETLSTAAKTVRKDAATLGRRVARLERDLDVVLFRKSPQGYALTEAGLRLRDQAEAAEAAMRAATEGIGGAGRPEADAGLTGQVRIGAPDGCANYVLPQVCAALGRDHPGLDVQIVALPRVFNLSRREADLAIGVSAPTAGQLTVQRMTDYRLHFAASETYLEQSAPLTTLEDLQRHRVVGYIPDMIFDRELDYLADAGVARVALASNSVAVQLNLLRQGGGVGVVHDFALPFAPGLRRVLRNDLSLSRSFYLIRHQSDTRDARLNRFAELLVKAVRAEVARLEDQI; encoded by the coding sequence ATGCTGCCGCATTGGGACGATTTGCGCCTGTTTTTGGCCGTGGCTCGGGCCGAGACACTGTCGACAGCGGCCAAGACCGTACGGAAGGATGCTGCGACCCTGGGTCGGCGGGTGGCGCGGCTCGAACGGGATCTGGATGTCGTTCTGTTCCGAAAGTCGCCGCAAGGCTATGCGCTGACCGAGGCCGGGCTGCGATTGCGCGACCAGGCCGAGGCGGCAGAGGCTGCGATGCGCGCCGCGACCGAAGGTATCGGCGGGGCGGGGCGGCCCGAAGCTGATGCGGGTCTGACTGGGCAGGTGCGCATCGGTGCGCCCGATGGGTGCGCGAACTACGTGCTGCCGCAGGTCTGCGCCGCGCTTGGTCGCGACCATCCGGGCCTTGATGTCCAGATCGTGGCCTTGCCGCGTGTGTTCAACCTCTCTCGGCGCGAGGCGGATCTGGCCATCGGGGTGAGCGCACCGACCGCCGGGCAATTGACGGTCCAGCGCATGACGGACTACCGGCTGCATTTTGCGGCGAGCGAAACCTATCTTGAACAATCTGCCCCTTTGACCACGCTGGAGGACCTGCAACGGCATAGGGTGGTGGGGTACATTCCCGACATGATCTTTGACCGCGAACTGGATTACCTTGCCGATGCGGGCGTGGCGCGTGTGGCGCTGGCGTCGAACTCGGTTGCGGTGCAGTTGAACCTGCTGCGGCAGGGGGGCGGTGTTGGCGTTGTCCACGACTTTGCCTTGCCATTTGCGCCCGGTTTGCGCCGCGTGTTGCGCAATGACCTGTCGCTGTCACGAAGCTTTTATCTGATCCGTCACCAGTCAGATACGCGGGATGCGCGGTTGAACCGGTTCGCGGAATTGCTTGTGAAGGCCGTACGGGCTGAAGTGGCGCGGCTTGAGGATCAGATTTAA
- the mmsB gene encoding 3-hydroxyisobutyrate dehydrogenase, whose translation MKIGFIGLGNMGAPMAANLAKAGHDVTGFDVAGTTAEGVVTAESVGEATKGMDIVITMLPNGDILRTVANDVIPAMKPGATLIDCSTVDVESARAVAAQADAAGLGCVDAPVSGGIGGAAGGTLTFMAGGTDAAFDAAKPLFDIMGQKAVHCGDAGAGQAAKICNNMILGATMIATCEAFALADKLGLDRQKMFDVVSTSSGYSWTMNAYCPAPGIGPHSPADNDYQPGFAAELMLKDLGLSQQAAEAVDADTPMGQRALELYRQFVEDEGGKGKDFSAMLPRFSDRGRG comes from the coding sequence ATGAAAATCGGATTTATCGGGCTCGGCAACATGGGCGCGCCCATGGCGGCCAACCTCGCCAAGGCCGGGCATGACGTGACTGGCTTTGACGTCGCGGGTACTACGGCAGAAGGTGTCGTAACAGCTGAGAGTGTGGGCGAAGCGACCAAGGGCATGGACATCGTGATCACCATGCTGCCCAACGGCGACATCCTGCGCACGGTGGCAAATGACGTGATCCCGGCAATGAAGCCGGGCGCCACGCTCATCGACTGCTCCACCGTCGATGTCGAAAGCGCCCGCGCGGTGGCTGCACAGGCTGATGCGGCCGGTTTGGGCTGCGTTGACGCCCCCGTCTCGGGCGGGATCGGCGGCGCAGCAGGCGGCACGCTCACCTTCATGGCAGGCGGCACAGACGCGGCCTTCGACGCCGCCAAACCGCTTTTCGACATCATGGGCCAAAAGGCCGTGCATTGCGGCGACGCAGGCGCCGGTCAGGCGGCCAAGATCTGCAACAACATGATCCTCGGCGCCACCATGATCGCCACATGCGAGGCGTTCGCGCTGGCCGACAAACTCGGCCTTGACCGGCAAAAGATGTTCGACGTGGTCAGCACATCCTCGGGGTATTCATGGACCATGAACGCCTACTGCCCTGCCCCCGGCATCGGCCCGCACAGCCCCGCCGACAACGACTACCAACCGGGCTTTGCGGCGGAATTGATGCTCAAGGATCTGGGCCTCAGCCAACAGGCTGCTGAGGCGGTGGACGCCGATACGCCAATGGGCCAGCGCGCGCTAGAGCTTTACCGACAGTTCGTCGAAGACGAGGGCGGAAAAGGCAAGGATTTCAGCGCGATGCTGCCCCGGTTCTCGGATCGCGGTCGGGGCTGA
- the coaD gene encoding pantetheine-phosphate adenylyltransferase produces MRIGLYPGTFDPITLGHIDIIRRASPMVDRLVIGVAINRDKGPLFSLEERVAMIEAECAKLSGQTGTEIVVHPFENLLIDCARDVGAQIIFRGLRAVADFEYEFQMVGMNRRLDDSIETVFLMAEAEHQAIASKLVKEIARLGGDVSEFVTPLVNDALKERFV; encoded by the coding sequence ATGCGCATCGGCCTATACCCTGGCACCTTTGATCCCATCACGCTGGGGCATATCGACATCATAAGGCGCGCGAGCCCGATGGTGGATCGACTGGTCATTGGCGTGGCCATCAACCGTGACAAGGGGCCTTTGTTCTCACTTGAGGAACGTGTCGCCATGATCGAAGCGGAATGCGCCAAGCTGAGCGGGCAGACCGGAACAGAGATCGTCGTACACCCCTTTGAAAACCTGCTGATCGACTGCGCTCGCGACGTGGGTGCGCAGATCATTTTTCGGGGTCTGCGGGCCGTCGCCGACTTCGAATACGAATTCCAGATGGTCGGCATGAACCGCCGGCTTGATGACAGTATCGAAACCGTGTTCCTGATGGCTGAGGCCGAGCACCAGGCGATTGCATCGAAGCTGGTGAAGGAGATCGCGCGGCTGGGCGGTGACGTCAGCGAGTTCGTGACACCGCTGGTGAATGACGCGCTGAAAGAACGATTTGTCTAG
- a CDS encoding RidA family protein, translating to MTDIKRFDTDLRMSQAVVHAQTVYLAGQCGTAHAPIDVQTREALAKVDHHLAAVGSDKTWLLTVTIWLVSIVDYDAVNTVWDAWMPPGAAPARSCGEVQIGGDGYDIEIICTAALP from the coding sequence ATGACTGACATCAAGCGCTTCGACACGGACCTTCGGATGAGCCAAGCGGTTGTGCATGCGCAAACCGTTTACCTCGCCGGCCAGTGCGGCACCGCCCATGCACCGATAGATGTCCAAACCCGAGAGGCACTGGCAAAAGTCGATCATCATCTAGCGGCGGTCGGAAGTGACAAGACGTGGCTGCTGACAGTCACCATCTGGTTGGTCTCTATCGTCGACTACGATGCCGTCAACACGGTTTGGGACGCATGGATGCCCCCAGGCGCGGCGCCTGCCCGGTCGTGCGGCGAGGTACAGATTGGTGGCGACGGCTACGACATTGAAATCATCTGCACAGCGGCCTTGCCATGA
- a CDS encoding CBS domain-containing protein yields MLVHQILKSKSDDAVVTVKPGTKVSDAAKILAERKIGTVVVSGDGQTADGILSERDIVRVLAQKGGAVLSEPVDAYMTTQLVTCGRQDDADAILSTMTERRFRHMPVVEDGQLVGLITIGDVVKARLTELAMEKDALQGMIMGH; encoded by the coding sequence ATGCTTGTGCACCAGATCCTCAAGTCAAAATCAGACGACGCTGTTGTCACCGTCAAGCCGGGCACAAAGGTGTCCGACGCGGCCAAGATTCTGGCAGAACGCAAGATCGGGACGGTCGTGGTGTCGGGCGATGGGCAGACCGCCGATGGCATTCTGTCAGAGCGCGACATCGTCCGCGTTCTGGCACAAAAGGGTGGGGCGGTGCTTTCGGAACCGGTTGATGCATATATGACCACGCAACTGGTGACATGCGGGCGTCAGGACGATGCCGACGCCATTCTGTCCACGATGACGGAGAGGCGGTTTCGCCACATGCCGGTGGTTGAGGACGGGCAGCTTGTCGGGCTGATCACCATCGGCGACGTGGTCAAGGCGCGGCTGACCGAGCTGGCGATGGAGAAGGATGCCCTGCAAGGCATGATCATGGGGCACTGA